GCAACCATGGCGACAATCAACATTTCCCTTTCGGATGATCTGCGCGACTTTGTCAACGAGCAGGTCGTGGCGTCAAGCTATACCAGCACCAGTGAATACCTCCGCCAGCTGATCCGTGAGCACCGCGAAGTGGTGAGATTTCGCACCCTGATCGACGATGGTGCCAGCTCGCCGATAGAAGGCCAGTTTGACAAGGGGTATTTCGACGATCTGCGGAGCCGTGCCAAGCACCGAACGACTGCTACCTGATCGGCAGGCCTGATGGCTAAGCCCGTTATCCGCCGCGAGCGCTCAAGCAAAGATCTGGAGGAAGCGGCTGATTTTCATTTTGCCCAGGGCGGCGAGGCTCTGGAGTTGAGGTTTATCGATGCCATCGAGCGAACTCTGCAACTGATTGCCGAACGGCCCGCGATCGGCTCCCTCCGATACGCCCACCCGCTGCAACGCAGCGGTCTGCGATGCTTCCAAGTCAGGCGATTCCCGTACGTAGTCTTCTATGTCGATCTACCGGATCGGGTCGATGTGTTACGTGTCCTCCACCGCCGTCGCGATATTCCGGCGATCTTGCAGAGTGATCGTGGAGATGGCGCCCCTTGAGGAAAAATAGAACGGGAAGCTTACGATTTCCGATCTGGTTGCTCGAGGGCATAGCGATTGCGCCCCTGCGATTTGGCCAGGTAAAGCTGTTTGTCGGCGGCGGCGGTGAGTTGCTCGGGTTGCAGACTCTGGGTGCAGTAGCAGCTGACCAGGCCGAGGCTGACGGTGACATGGGGGGCGGTGGGCGAGGTCTCGTGCGGGATTTTGAGTGCGATGACGTTGGTGCGGATGCGCTCGGCGATGGCTTTGACATCTTCGAGCGCGCCGGTGTCGGGCAGGATGCAGGCAAACTCCTCGCCACCGTAGCGGGCGGCCAGATCGGTGGCGCGCAACAAGGAGCCATGTATGGAGCAGGCGATGGCGCGCAGGCAGTCGTCGCCGCGTAGATGGCCGTAGGTGTCGTTGTAGAGCTTGAAGTGGTCGATGTCGAGCATGATGACCGTAAGCGGCTCGTGGCTGCGCAGGTGGCGCTGCACTTCACGCTCCAGCACTTCGTCGAAGCGCCGGCGGTTGGCCAGGCCGGTCAGGCCGTCGGTGGTGGCGAGCTCCGTCAGGCGGTCGCGCGCGCGCTTGAGCTCGATGTGATTGCCGACCCGCATGCGCACGATCTGGGGGTTAATCGGCTTGGTGATGTAGTCCACAGCACCCAGCGCCAGGCCGCGCGTCTCGGTCTCGATATCGTCGCGCCCGGTGATGAAGATGACTGGAATATCGGCGGTGTGAGGCTCGGTTTTCAGGCGCGCGCAGATCTCGAAGCCGTCCATGCCGGGCAGCATAATATCGAGCAAGATCAGGTCGGGGTTGGTGCTGGCGGCCAACTCCAGTGCTTTGGCGCCGTCGGTGGCGAAGAGCACTTCATGGTCGTCCATGAATATCTTGGCAATCAGCTCGATGTTGATGGTCTCATCATCGACGATCAGAATCCGTGGCTGGTTCATGCGCGTGTGGTCGGGTGATTGGAGGGCGATTGGGTGGCGATGACCACAGTCTAAATCGAAGCCTAAGTAGAAACCGGAGGAGATGACTGGCCCTAACCCTCAATTAGGAGCAGGAGCGGGAACCTGAGCAGACACAGAAGCAGAAGCCGTCCTCAACTGTTCCACGATAGCACCGAGGTGCTTGCTCGCATTAGGGAAGTCCAGTCTGGCGAGCGCGGCGGCCAGCGCCTCAATGTCCGGGGAGCTGATGCGCGCTTCCAGGGATTGTCGCAGGTTCTGAAAGTCTAGGCGCGCATCAACAGCATTTATGTCTAGCTTGTCACGCAAATGTTGCAGGGCTTCGTCGAGGTCTGTTTGAGACAGCTTCGCGACATCGCTCGCCGGATCGGGCGCGGCGGCGGGAATGCGGACCTCCCCGAGCAGTTGGCGGGCAGCGCTCAGCGCGGCGGGCAGCAGGGTTTCCAGGTGCGCAAGAGCGCTGGCGAGTGACGCGGGTAAATTGGACGCAAGCGGCTGGGCATTCGAGCTCTCCGGGAGCGATTGGGCCGTGGCTTCGATGGCGGCTTCCAGCTCGCGCGCCGCGCGGGCGAGTGACTCCAAGGCCAGGGTCGCGGCGGAACCTTT
Above is a genomic segment from Thiorhodovibrio litoralis containing:
- a CDS encoding ribbon-helix-helix domain-containing protein, which gives rise to MATINISLSDDLRDFVNEQVVASSYTSTSEYLRQLIREHREVVRFRTLIDDGASSPIEGQFDKGYFDDLRSRAKHRTTAT
- a CDS encoding type II toxin-antitoxin system RelE/ParE family toxin, whose translation is MAKPVIRRERSSKDLEEAADFHFAQGGEALELRFIDAIERTLQLIAERPAIGSLRYAHPLQRSGLRCFQVRRFPYVVFYVDLPDRVDVLRVLHRRRDIPAILQSDRGDGAP
- a CDS encoding diguanylate cyclase; amino-acid sequence: MNQPRILIVDDETINIELIAKIFMDDHEVLFATDGAKALELAASTNPDLILLDIMLPGMDGFEICARLKTEPHTADIPVIFITGRDDIETETRGLALGAVDYITKPINPQIVRMRVGNHIELKRARDRLTELATTDGLTGLANRRRFDEVLEREVQRHLRSHEPLTVIMLDIDHFKLYNDTYGHLRGDDCLRAIACSIHGSLLRATDLAARYGGEEFACILPDTGALEDVKAIAERIRTNVIALKIPHETSPTAPHVTVSLGLVSCYCTQSLQPEQLTAAADKQLYLAKSQGRNRYALEQPDRKS